One Bradyrhizobium zhanjiangense DNA segment encodes these proteins:
- a CDS encoding ABC transporter substrate-binding protein: MSITRRQALIAGSAWAGASLLPGQLRAEAKQVSLAFGPVSPVYAIGMIAELKGYFKDEGLDSKLVTGNAGTFGRQTLAAGQALFAHGDASHPLQLSARGKPCKILLATEMVCSYASIMVRQDLYDAGINSVEKLADYKRTDGAKPIVAATAIGSGTWVFGTYVFEARGLGGKVNWVAGGGTNTMFPSLQTKQFDAIMAPPSWIVEVEKKGFRRTIYDTSKPGVFEKDFGGTLPVLVIYTLQDTIEQDKAMVQAYVNAIHRAMAFVKATPLAEVQALVTPKYFSGIDPDAVSAELGFDKSTWAYDGVIDKPAFERGAKPWYRKGTDIPETRYEDVVDMSFLQAARAKYK, translated from the coding sequence ATGAGCATTACCAGGCGCCAGGCGCTGATCGCGGGCTCCGCATGGGCCGGCGCATCGCTGCTGCCGGGGCAGCTGCGCGCCGAGGCCAAGCAGGTCTCGCTCGCCTTCGGACCGGTGTCGCCGGTCTATGCCATCGGCATGATCGCGGAGCTGAAGGGGTACTTCAAGGACGAAGGACTCGATTCCAAGCTCGTCACCGGCAATGCCGGCACATTCGGTCGCCAGACCCTGGCGGCGGGGCAGGCGCTGTTCGCCCATGGCGATGCCAGCCACCCGCTCCAGCTCAGTGCGCGCGGCAAGCCCTGCAAGATCCTGCTCGCGACCGAGATGGTGTGCTCCTACGCCAGCATCATGGTCCGGCAGGACCTCTACGACGCCGGCATCAATTCGGTCGAGAAGCTCGCGGATTACAAGCGCACCGATGGCGCCAAGCCGATCGTCGCCGCGACCGCGATCGGGTCGGGCACCTGGGTGTTCGGGACTTATGTGTTCGAAGCGCGCGGGCTCGGCGGCAAGGTGAACTGGGTCGCGGGCGGCGGGACCAACACCATGTTCCCCTCGCTCCAGACCAAGCAGTTCGACGCCATCATGGCGCCGCCGAGCTGGATCGTCGAGGTCGAGAAGAAGGGCTTTCGCCGGACGATCTACGACACGTCCAAGCCCGGCGTGTTCGAGAAGGATTTCGGCGGGACGTTGCCCGTGCTGGTGATCTACACGCTCCAGGACACGATCGAGCAGGACAAGGCGATGGTGCAGGCCTATGTCAATGCGATCCATCGCGCGATGGCCTTCGTGAAGGCGACGCCGCTCGCCGAGGTGCAGGCGCTGGTCACGCCGAAATATTTCTCGGGCATCGATCCCGACGCGGTCAGCGCCGAGCTCGGCTTCGACAAGTCGACCTGGGCCTATGACGGTGTTATCGACAAGCCCGCGTTCGAACGTGGCGCCAAGCCCTGGTACCGCAAGGGAACTGATATTCCCGAGACCAGATACGAGGATGTCGTCGACATGAGCTTCCTCCAGGCGGCCAGGGCGAAGTACAAATGA
- a CDS encoding ABC transporter ATP-binding protein, whose translation MIAAPGQGLAFARDEDQTAAARTRITVQGLAKRFNASGREFVAVDDVSFEVKQGEFVALLGPSGCGKSTILNMVAGLLPRSGGRILIDADTVETGKINPRVGYVFQRDTLFPWRTVERNIGYGLEIAGLPKTERAGRVASAVEKAGLSGFAQSFPRMLSGGMRQRVALMRTLILEPEILLMDEPFGALDTHTKLEMHKTLLEIWERERQTVLFVTHDLGEALTLASRIILLSARPGRLKEDFDVAIPRPRDPVAVRETAEFGRLYSHIWHSLGEEFRRTRAD comes from the coding sequence ATGATTGCCGCGCCAGGTCAGGGCCTCGCGTTCGCGCGCGATGAGGATCAAACAGCGGCGGCGCGCACCCGCATTACCGTGCAGGGGCTCGCCAAGCGCTTCAACGCGTCCGGCCGCGAGTTCGTGGCGGTCGATGACGTCTCCTTCGAGGTCAAGCAGGGCGAGTTCGTCGCGCTGCTCGGTCCCTCCGGCTGCGGCAAGAGCACCATTCTCAACATGGTCGCAGGGCTATTGCCGCGTTCCGGCGGACGCATCCTGATCGATGCGGACACGGTCGAGACCGGCAAGATCAACCCCAGGGTCGGCTATGTCTTCCAGCGCGATACGCTGTTTCCCTGGCGAACCGTGGAGCGGAACATCGGCTATGGGCTGGAGATCGCGGGACTGCCGAAGACCGAGCGCGCAGGGCGCGTCGCTTCGGCGGTCGAGAAGGCCGGGCTCTCGGGCTTTGCGCAGAGTTTTCCGCGCATGCTGTCCGGCGGCATGCGCCAGCGCGTCGCCTTGATGCGCACGCTGATCTTGGAGCCCGAGATCCTGCTGATGGACGAGCCGTTCGGCGCGCTCGATACTCACACCAAGCTGGAGATGCACAAGACGCTGCTGGAGATCTGGGAACGCGAGCGGCAGACCGTCTTGTTCGTGACGCACGATCTCGGCGAAGCCTTGACGCTGGCGAGCCGCATCATCCTGCTCTCGGCGCGGCCCGGGCGTCTCAAGGAAGATTTCGACGTCGCCATCCCGCGTCCGCGCGATCCCGTGGCCGTGCGCG